Proteins encoded within one genomic window of Apis mellifera strain DH4 linkage group LG1, Amel_HAv3.1, whole genome shotgun sequence:
- the LOC411976 gene encoding sodium/potassium/calcium exchanger 4 isoform X2, whose protein sequence is MCDNGIDNMDTSDLGGGTNCTPAAIEDFPHDLFDEKQRQGGAVVVHVIVSLYLFIALAVVCDKFFVPAVEKICHALSMSKDVAGATFMAAATSAPELFVNAIGTFITEGDIGVGTIVGSAVFNILAVPACCGIGAGMVVPLDWWPVSRDCLAYGVTVAILICIIHDERVEWYEALTLVLLYIVYIAVMYWDKSFQRCTRFRTHNADRSSDDHRHATDSTEIHMARSDKLQTTGEQVEHIDVPLQNGGTKTQEENPDPNYEYELLVWPARAGWIRKTAWIMTWPIHLIFMCTIPDCEKPRFKNWFPITFLMCIIWIGSLSYVVAWMITIIGDTLKIPDSVMGITFLAAGTSVPEAVSSVIVAKQGHGSMGISNSIGSNTFDILLCLGLPWLIKSSFSPTQPGKHYISINSGGLEYSAISLLSTLMLLYIAFASNKFQLDRKVGRACLCMYAVFLILASLIELNVFFRVNLPTCQRTVK, encoded by the exons gTACAAATTGTACACCTGCAGCAATAGAAGATTTTCCACACGATCTTTTCGATGAGAAACAAAGACAAGGAGGAGCTGTCGTAGTGCACGTAATCGTTTCGCTTTACCTGTTTATCGCGTTAGCAGTAGTTTGCGACAAGTTTTTTGTTCCCGCCGTAGAAAAGATATGTCATG caCTTTCGATGTCCAAGGACGTAGCAGGTGCTACTTTTATGGCTGCAGCAACGTCGGCACCGGAACTGTTCGTAAATGCAATCGGTACATTTATCACCGAAGGTGACATCGGTGTCGGAACAATAGTAGGCTCGGCTGTATTCAATATTCTCGCAGTACCAGCTTGTTGCGGTATTGGTGCTGGTATG GTAGTTCCTCTAGACTGGTGGCCAGTTAGCAGAGATTGTCTTGCCTATGGTGTTACAGTCGCTAttctaatatgtattatacacGATGAACGAGTAGAATGGTACGAAGCATTAACGCTAGTATTATTGTACATCGTATACATCGCTGTTATGTATTGGGATAAATCGTTCCAGCGATGCACACGATTTCGTACGCATAACGCTGACCGATCCTCGGATGACCATCGACATGCGACAg ACAGCACAGAAATTCACATGGCAAGATCTGACAAATTACAAACGACCGGTGAACAAGTCGAACATATAGATGTACCATTACAAAATGGAGGTACAAAAACACAAGAAGAAAATCCTGACCCTA ATTATGAATACGAATTATTAGTATGGCCAGCAAGAGCTGGATGGATAAGAAAAACAGCATGGATTATGACTTGGccgattcatttaatttttatgtgtaCAATACCAGATTGTGAGAAACCACGATTCAAGAATTGGTTTCCGATAACATTCCTTATGTGCATTATTTGGATTGGATCCTTAAGTTATGTGGTCGCATGGATGATCACTATAAttg gaGATACTCTTAAAATACCAGATTCCGTTATGGGTATTACTTTTCTTGCTGCCGGTACTAGCGTGCCAGAAGCTGTATCAAGTGTAATAGTAGCAAAACAAG gACATGGTTCAATGGGTATTAGCAATTCGATAGGATCGAAtacttttgatatattattgtgtTTGGGTTTACCATGGTTAATCAAATCTTCATTTTCACCAACACAACCAGGAAAACATTATATCAGTATAAATTCTGGTGGTCTTGAATACAGTGCTATATCGTTGTTGTCGACATTAATGTTACTTTACATTGCTTTCGCTTCAAATAAGTTTCAGCTCGATAGAAAAGTCGGCCGAGCTTGTTTATGTATGTATGCTGTGTTTCTCATATTAGCCTCATTGATAGAACTCAATGTATTCTTCAGGGTAAATTTACCCACGTGCCAGAGGACGGTCAAATGA
- the LOC411976 gene encoding sodium/potassium/calcium exchanger 4 isoform X1: MCDNGIDNMDTSDLGGGTNCTPAAIEDFPHDLFDEKQRQGGAVVVHVIVSLYLFIALAVVCDKFFVPAVEKICHALSMSKDVAGATFMAAATSAPELFVNAIGTFITEGDIGVGTIVGSAVFNILAVPACCGIGAGMVVPLDWWPVSRDCLAYGVTVAILICIIHDERVEWYEALTLVLLYIVYIAVMYWDKSFQRCTRFRTHNADRSSDDHRHATEDSTEIHMARSDKLQTTGEQVEHIDVPLQNGGTKTQEENPDPNYEYELLVWPARAGWIRKTAWIMTWPIHLIFMCTIPDCEKPRFKNWFPITFLMCIIWIGSLSYVVAWMITIIGDTLKIPDSVMGITFLAAGTSVPEAVSSVIVAKQGHGSMGISNSIGSNTFDILLCLGLPWLIKSSFSPTQPGKHYISINSGGLEYSAISLLSTLMLLYIAFASNKFQLDRKVGRACLCMYAVFLILASLIELNVFFRVNLPTCQRTVK, from the exons gTACAAATTGTACACCTGCAGCAATAGAAGATTTTCCACACGATCTTTTCGATGAGAAACAAAGACAAGGAGGAGCTGTCGTAGTGCACGTAATCGTTTCGCTTTACCTGTTTATCGCGTTAGCAGTAGTTTGCGACAAGTTTTTTGTTCCCGCCGTAGAAAAGATATGTCATG caCTTTCGATGTCCAAGGACGTAGCAGGTGCTACTTTTATGGCTGCAGCAACGTCGGCACCGGAACTGTTCGTAAATGCAATCGGTACATTTATCACCGAAGGTGACATCGGTGTCGGAACAATAGTAGGCTCGGCTGTATTCAATATTCTCGCAGTACCAGCTTGTTGCGGTATTGGTGCTGGTATG GTAGTTCCTCTAGACTGGTGGCCAGTTAGCAGAGATTGTCTTGCCTATGGTGTTACAGTCGCTAttctaatatgtattatacacGATGAACGAGTAGAATGGTACGAAGCATTAACGCTAGTATTATTGTACATCGTATACATCGCTGTTATGTATTGGGATAAATCGTTCCAGCGATGCACACGATTTCGTACGCATAACGCTGACCGATCCTCGGATGACCATCGACATGCGACAg AAGACAGCACAGAAATTCACATGGCAAGATCTGACAAATTACAAACGACCGGTGAACAAGTCGAACATATAGATGTACCATTACAAAATGGAGGTACAAAAACACAAGAAGAAAATCCTGACCCTA ATTATGAATACGAATTATTAGTATGGCCAGCAAGAGCTGGATGGATAAGAAAAACAGCATGGATTATGACTTGGccgattcatttaatttttatgtgtaCAATACCAGATTGTGAGAAACCACGATTCAAGAATTGGTTTCCGATAACATTCCTTATGTGCATTATTTGGATTGGATCCTTAAGTTATGTGGTCGCATGGATGATCACTATAAttg gaGATACTCTTAAAATACCAGATTCCGTTATGGGTATTACTTTTCTTGCTGCCGGTACTAGCGTGCCAGAAGCTGTATCAAGTGTAATAGTAGCAAAACAAG gACATGGTTCAATGGGTATTAGCAATTCGATAGGATCGAAtacttttgatatattattgtgtTTGGGTTTACCATGGTTAATCAAATCTTCATTTTCACCAACACAACCAGGAAAACATTATATCAGTATAAATTCTGGTGGTCTTGAATACAGTGCTATATCGTTGTTGTCGACATTAATGTTACTTTACATTGCTTTCGCTTCAAATAAGTTTCAGCTCGATAGAAAAGTCGGCCGAGCTTGTTTATGTATGTATGCTGTGTTTCTCATATTAGCCTCATTGATAGAACTCAATGTATTCTTCAGGGTAAATTTACCCACGTGCCAGAGGACGGTCAAATGA
- the LOC411976 gene encoding sodium/potassium/calcium exchanger 4 isoform X3, with translation MSKDVAGATFMAAATSAPELFVNAIGTFITEGDIGVGTIVGSAVFNILAVPACCGIGAGMVVPLDWWPVSRDCLAYGVTVAILICIIHDERVEWYEALTLVLLYIVYIAVMYWDKSFQRCTRFRTHNADRSSDDHRHATEDSTEIHMARSDKLQTTGEQVEHIDVPLQNGGTKTQEENPDPNYEYELLVWPARAGWIRKTAWIMTWPIHLIFMCTIPDCEKPRFKNWFPITFLMCIIWIGSLSYVVAWMITIIGDTLKIPDSVMGITFLAAGTSVPEAVSSVIVAKQGHGSMGISNSIGSNTFDILLCLGLPWLIKSSFSPTQPGKHYISINSGGLEYSAISLLSTLMLLYIAFASNKFQLDRKVGRACLCMYAVFLILASLIELNVFFRVNLPTCQRTVK, from the exons ATGTCCAAGGACGTAGCAGGTGCTACTTTTATGGCTGCAGCAACGTCGGCACCGGAACTGTTCGTAAATGCAATCGGTACATTTATCACCGAAGGTGACATCGGTGTCGGAACAATAGTAGGCTCGGCTGTATTCAATATTCTCGCAGTACCAGCTTGTTGCGGTATTGGTGCTGGTATG GTAGTTCCTCTAGACTGGTGGCCAGTTAGCAGAGATTGTCTTGCCTATGGTGTTACAGTCGCTAttctaatatgtattatacacGATGAACGAGTAGAATGGTACGAAGCATTAACGCTAGTATTATTGTACATCGTATACATCGCTGTTATGTATTGGGATAAATCGTTCCAGCGATGCACACGATTTCGTACGCATAACGCTGACCGATCCTCGGATGACCATCGACATGCGACAg AAGACAGCACAGAAATTCACATGGCAAGATCTGACAAATTACAAACGACCGGTGAACAAGTCGAACATATAGATGTACCATTACAAAATGGAGGTACAAAAACACAAGAAGAAAATCCTGACCCTA ATTATGAATACGAATTATTAGTATGGCCAGCAAGAGCTGGATGGATAAGAAAAACAGCATGGATTATGACTTGGccgattcatttaatttttatgtgtaCAATACCAGATTGTGAGAAACCACGATTCAAGAATTGGTTTCCGATAACATTCCTTATGTGCATTATTTGGATTGGATCCTTAAGTTATGTGGTCGCATGGATGATCACTATAAttg gaGATACTCTTAAAATACCAGATTCCGTTATGGGTATTACTTTTCTTGCTGCCGGTACTAGCGTGCCAGAAGCTGTATCAAGTGTAATAGTAGCAAAACAAG gACATGGTTCAATGGGTATTAGCAATTCGATAGGATCGAAtacttttgatatattattgtgtTTGGGTTTACCATGGTTAATCAAATCTTCATTTTCACCAACACAACCAGGAAAACATTATATCAGTATAAATTCTGGTGGTCTTGAATACAGTGCTATATCGTTGTTGTCGACATTAATGTTACTTTACATTGCTTTCGCTTCAAATAAGTTTCAGCTCGATAGAAAAGTCGGCCGAGCTTGTTTATGTATGTATGCTGTGTTTCTCATATTAGCCTCATTGATAGAACTCAATGTATTCTTCAGGGTAAATTTACCCACGTGCCAGAGGACGGTCAAATGA